The genomic region CCAGGGAAAGGGCGGCATGGAGAAGGATTGATTCAATGGCTAAACCAGCCCCCAGCGCTAATGACCCGGTATCACCCATGAAAATTTTGGCCTTGGGATGGTTGTAAAACAGAAAGGCAATCAAGGCCCCAATCAGGGCCAGGTTAAAGGTCACAATGCTGGGATTATTGGCCTGCCAGGCAATCCAAGTATAGACGCCATAAACAATCACACTACATCCGGCCAAAAGACCATCCAGACCATCGGTTAAGTTGGTGGCATTTGACCAGCCGACCAACCAGAACCAGAGGAAGAAGAAGTAGAAGGGCCCCAGATAAACTGGACCAACCACTGGTAAGGTGATGACAAAGGGCACTTTTAAGACCCACATCAAAATCAAAACTGCCAAAGCACTAATAGTCTGAGCCGCCAACTTAGGCTTGAAATGGAAACCCTCATCGCTGTGCCGGACTAATTTCAGGCCATCATCAATCCCGCCAATCAGGGCAAAGGCCCCCACGGCCACCACCAGAATCAAGGTCCAGGTAAAACTGGCCTCGCTGGCATAGGTGCTAGGCAAAACTAGGACGGTCAAGACGGTAGCGGCGACAAAGAGCGCCCCACCCATGCTGGGGGTGCCGGCCTTGGCCTGATGGTCAGGACCCAACTTACGGATGACAGCCTGTTCCTTAGACTGTTTTAAAAACCGAATCAATGCCGGCATCAAGATCGCTGTAATCAAAAACGCCAGGACGAACGCCCACCAATGCAACTCCATGAATTCCTATCCTCTCTCCTTTAGACGGACCACCTGGTTGGTGGAATCCGAAATCAATTGATCTGGTCCAATTCGCTGACTGGCCACGTAACCATTGCCACTACTTTGCACGTTAAAGCCGGCCTGATTGGCGTAGGCTTCAACTTCTGACATACTCCAACCAGTCATATCTGGCATGTGAGAGCTTCCCTTGGCAGTCACAATGATGAGCTGGTCTTTAAGAGCGTACTTGCTGGCACCAACTGATTGGGCTACAACTTTGCCGCTAGAGCCAATGTTAGCCACCCGGAAACCAGCCTTGGTTAACTGCTGATTAGCGCTGTCCAAAGATAGGCCGGTAACGTCGGGTAATTTGACCTGATTCGTCTTTGATTTTACCGCACTATCACTGTCATTCAAAGCCTGGAGCATGACCGGGCGGAAAACCTTGTTCAGGGTAATTTGGATGTTAGCATCCGGGAAAACCTGGGGCTGACGAACAGCCACGTACATGATATAGCGTGGATTTTTTTCGGGGACAATCGTCATCACTGAGTGAATATCGTTGGTCAACCCATCCAGGTAACGACCATTTTCTGAAATTTGGGCCGTACCAGTCTTAGCCGCAATCTGATAACCAGCATCACGAAGGTCGTACTGCTTGGCCGTACCAGTATCCTCGTTAACGACATCGGTCATGTAACTGCGAACCTCTTCGGCCGTCTTGGCCGTGATTGGGTGGGCCACCGTCGTGGTTTCGCCTCGATAAGTGACCTTACCGGTCTTACTATCAGTAATCTTATCCACCAGATAGGGCTTAATTTCCTGACCATTATTGGCAATGGCGGAATAAGCCTGCAAGAGCTGGATAGGCGTTACGTTGATGGCCTGACCGTAGGCAGTGTTGGCCTGGTCAATCGGGTGCTGGAAGGAAATTGAACCTGGATCCTCCTGGGGCAGGTCTGAATCAGTTGAGCGCAGGAAGCGGAAGCGTTCAATATAATTGCGCCAAGTTTTAGCGCCTAACATCTGCTCAAGGTGGGCAAAACCAACGTTTGATGACCGCCAGTAGGCTTCACGATATGTCAAAACCCCTTCGTTTTGACCGAAGGCATCTACAACCTTTTGACCATCAATGTTTAAGGTTCCAGACTGGTAGGTATCGTTGGGGTGCCACTTACCCTCCTGAATAGCCGCGGCCAAGGTGAAGGTCTTCATCGTTGACCCAGGTTCAAAGGAGGCCTGGTTTAGCATATTCTGCCAAGTATCCTTCAGCCCTTCTTGGGTATTAGGGTCAAAGTTAGGGCGCTGGGAAGCCGCCAAAATCCGCCCAGTCTTAGAATCCATCAACACCCCAAAGGCCGACTTCGCATGGGTGGTGTTGTAGAGGGCATCCATCTTATTTTCCAGGGTATTTTGCAACTGGGTATCCAGGGTCAGGGTCACGTTGTCCCCGTTTTTAACGGTCTGATCATTTTGACCGCTCACCTGAGTGCCAAGGACGTTTTTTAGGCCATCTTTCCCACTCAGGGGCTTGTTCTTGGAGGCCTCAATTCCCAAAATCCCGTTTAAGTGGACCTGGCCAGCCTTGTCTGCAATCGAGTTAGTCAGGCCAATAATATGGGAGGCCATCCGGTTATTGGGGTAATAGCGGGCTGGCTGGGGCGTGAAATTAATCCCTGGCAAGTTTAAATCCTTAATCTGACTGTACTGTTCCACCGACAAATTTTTACCGGCTGGGCCAAACTCAACCTGGAGTTTGTCAGTATCCAAGTACTTTAGGATTTGCTTTTCATCGAGTTTAATAATGGGACTAAGCTTTTTAGCGGTCTGCTCCTTATCGACCACGTAGAGTGGCTTCTTACCATCTTTTTGCTTCTTATCCAAGACGGCGTACAGGTTATAAACCGTGCTGTTATCGGCCAAAACCTGGCCACTGACATCAAAAATACGACCCCGGGTCGCCGGTACAATTTGCTGCTGCATAAAGGACTGGCGGGTCGCGGTCGTTAAGTTGTGGTGGTTAACTTGTTTGGTACTGGCAATTTGAAAGAGTCGCAGACCTAAAATCAAGATAATCAGAAAAACGCCAATAAAAAGTACCAAGCCAAACAGCTTGGCATTTTTATTGACCTTTCGCTGGAATAATCGTCTGCCCTTAAACTTCATACTTCTTACCGGTTTACATTGCGAATATTATCATCGGCCTGCGCCATATTTTCCTTTTTAGCCACATCATCAAGGTTTTGACGGCTAGTCTTATCTTGAATCTGGACCTTGAGGCTGTCATTGTCCTGGCGGGTTTCGGTGACCTTTTGCTGGAGTACATTGCTCTTTTGCACCATGGCATCAGTCCGAACACTAGTATAAACCGTACCCAGCATAATGGCTACAACGGCAAAGGCAAAAATCGCGACCAAACGTCGTTCCTTCTTCGTCCAAACCGCTGGCTGGTACTTGCGGCGGCGAACTGCCGGAGCGCCCTTTCTTGGCAGGGCTCGCGCGTTATTTCCATACTGATATGCATTTTGTGCCATAAGCTTTGTGCTCCTTTGTGTTGATTAGTCCAGCCGCACGCGTTCAATGCCGCGTAACTTGGCTGAATCAGCCCGGTGATTAGCCGCTCGTTCTGCTGCCGGCGGTAAAATCGGCTTTCGGTTTAAGAGGCGAAAGCTGGGCTGGTATTGGTCCGGCAAAACCGGTAGGCCTGGCGGCAAATCCGGTCCGCTGGTCTTTTCGCGAAACATCTGTTTCACCAGACGGTCTTCCAAGGATTGGAAGGTAATCACGGCTGCCCGTCCGTTCAGTGCCAAGAGATCCAGGGCCTGGGTTAAAGAATCTTCTAAGGCACCCAGTTCGTCGTTTACGGCAATCCTAAGGGCTTGGAAGGTCCGTTTGGCCGGATGGCCGCCATGGCGCCGGGCCGGCGCAGGAATCGCTTCTTTAATGACTTCTACTAACTCGAAAGTAGTATCAATCGGTGCCTGTTCACGGTGCTGCTCAATCTTGCGGGCAATCGCCTTACCAAAGCGGTCCTCACCGTAGCGGGTTAAAACTCGGACCAATTGGTTAAAGGGCCACTGGTTGACAATTTCATGGGCAGTTAAGTCCTGGTTCTGGTCCATCCGCATGTCCAAACGGGCATCGTGGTTGTAACTAAAACCCCGGGCTCCTTCATCGAACTGAACCGAACTAACCCCCAGGTCATAAACAATGCCATCAACGGCCGTTACACCCTGGGCCGCCAAGGCCGTCTGCAAATTGCGAAAATTTTGGTGCATGAGGACCAACTTACCAGCCGCAATTTCACTGGCATAACGGTCAGCATTGTAGTCAATGGCAGTTTGATCTTGGTCAAAGCTATAAAGACGACCGGTACTAAGCTGCTTTAGAATCTCGCCGGTATGGCCGCCGCCACCCAGGGTGGCGTCAACATAAATCCCGTCGGGCTTGACGTCTAACAGGTCTACGGCCTCGTGGAGCAACACTGTCACATGTTTAAAAGTCATCGTGTCCCCCACTTTCCTTGCTTAAAAATCAAAATCAACTAAACCTTCAGCAATATCATCAAAGTCCTCAGCGGTCTTACTGGTGTATGCCTGCCAGTTGTCGGCACTCCAAATTTCAAAGGCATCGCCGACCCCGGTCACAATCGCGTCCTTGTCCAGGTTGGCGTGTTCGCGCAAGTTAGCCGGAATGGCAATCCGACCCTGCTTATCAAACTCGGCCTCAGTCGCCCCGGCCATCACGAACCGTTTGAAGGCCCGCGCCTCTTTTTTTCCAATTGGTAGTCGGTTTAACTGAGCCTCTAACTGGTCCCAAACATCCTTGGGCATGGCCCGTAGGGCGTGTTCCATCCAACGGGTAATGACCACTGAATCACCCAGCTGGTGCCGGAATTTGGCTGGAATAATCAAGCGGCCCTTAGTATCTAAGCTATGTGAAAACTCGCCCATGAACATGGGGCCACCTCCTTCCAGTAAAGTTCATACGTTTAATTTACCATATTCCCCCACTTTCCACCACTTAATTACCCATATCCACCACTTTTGCACAAAAAAACGGGTCAGCATCCGCTGACCCGGTGTAAAACTAGTCATTTAATTCATTAGTGCAGTCCCATAATCAGGGCGGCAACCGCCACGATAATCTCGGCCAAAGCCGCAATCAAACCGCTCCACTGCCAGTAACGGTGCCAAAATACCCGGTAAGGCCATTCTCGCCGTAGCAAAAACCAGCTCAAAAACCAGCCAATTAATAACCAAACCAGGAGAAACCAGAAAAAATAACCCGGCATAAAGGCTAAACCGGCTGTGAAGTATAGGGCCAGCCAGTTAGGTAAGACCACAAAATCCAACCAGGTCAGGTTAGGGTACCGGTGCCAGTAGCGGCGCAGCAGGTACAAGCCGCCCAAGACTAAGATCCAGATTATTGGTATCCAATACCACATGGTGTCACCCCTTAAAACTGGCGGTTAAATGCCGCCAAACATTTTTAAAACATCTTCAACTATGTTACCATAATGGTACTTTTAAGTGAGGTTACCCATGTCAGCAGAAGATAAAAATCAAGCCGTTAACCGGAAGTTGGCCAACGAAGTTCATCAGCAACTAAGCAAGCGGCCCATCCCACCGGTTGAAAAAAAGTCTAAGAGTGGCATTCAAAAACTAACCCTCGTTATGACCTTCCTAATGGTCCTAATCTTGGTTGGTAGTCTGGTTTATGCCGCCGTAAGCGGACTGGGTTGGATGTAATTCTAACTCGATTTAGACCACAAAAAAGCAGCTACTTGATGTAGCTGCTTTTTTATTCACTTTATTCAACTGCCAAAAGCAGTGGGTAAAGTGGTTGCTTGCCATTATGAATTTCAGTTTCGATGGCTTCGTCTTGTTGGGTGGCAAACTTAGCCAGGCTATCAGCCTCCTTGGCGTTAGCACCCTCGCCGTAAATGATGGTCACAATCTCAGAATCATCGTCAAGCATCAGACCGAGGGCTGACTGGGCGACGTTCAGCATCTTCTTACCAACGGTGACAATCTTGCCATCAATAATGCCTAACCAATCCCCGTTTTGAATCTTCTTACCATCAACTTCAGTGTCACGCACGGCCTTGGTTACCTGGGCTGACTTCACGTCAGCCATCATCTCAGTCATGTTGTCAAAGTTTTCAACCAGGTCATTATCCGGGTTATAACCTAACATGGCTGAAAGGCCCTGCTGGATGGTCTTACTCTGGACAACTTGGACGTTAACCCCTTCAGCCAAATCCATGGCTTGTTGGGCGGCCAAGAAGATATTGCTGTTGTTTGGCAGCACAATCACCTGCTTAGCCTGGGTGTCCTCGATGGCCGCCACAATATCAGCAGTGGAAGGGTTCATCGTCTGACCACCAGTAATCATGGTCAAAACTCCCAAAGAACGGAACATCTTTTCAATGCCTTCACCGGCGGCAACCGCAACCACGGCAGTATTAGGCACAACTGGCTTAGGCTGGTTTTGGGCAGCGGCAGCTGCCTCTTCCTTCTTCTGGGCGTCAATGACGGCTTGCTGCTGGTCACGCATGTTATCAACCTTAACCTTGATTAAGGAACCAAACTCAGTCCCCCAGTGCAGTACAGCGCCGGGATCTTCAGTGTGGACGTGGACTTTAACAATCTCATCATCGTTAATGACTAGGAGGGAATCACCTCGCTGGGCCAGGTAATCATAGAACTTCTGGTAGTCAAAAGGCTGGTCGTAAGTGGTCCCTTCGCCGATCTTAACCATGATTTCTGTACAGTAACCATACTTAATATCAGCTGGATCCAAATTCTTGTCAGCCTGGGCCCCAGCGTGTAAGTCCTCAACCATCCGGTCCAGTTCCGCATTGTCAGGCGCCTGAATATTATTTTCATCAAAGTCGCCGGATAGGACCTGGTCAAAGGCATCTAGGACAAAGACCAATCCCTGCCCACCAGAATCCACTACGCCAACTTCTTTTAGGACTGGCAGCAGGTCTGGCGTTGAATCTAGGGCTTTTTGGGCGGCCTTGGCCACCTGATCCATAACCACCATGACGTCATCACTCTGCTTAGCCGCCTTGTTAGCAGCCGCAGCGGCTTCACGGATAACCGTTAGAATCGTTCCTTCAGTGGGTTTCATCACGGACTTGTAGGCCACTTGGGCCCCTTCCATGAGGGCATCAGCCATATCACGGGCCGAAAGCGTTGCCTTGCCATCCATGCTGTTGGCAAAGCCCCGGAAAATCTGGGACAAAATCACGCCAGAGTTTCCCCGAGCGCCCATCAAAAGACCCTTGGCCGTCGCCTTGGCCAAGGCACCAATCGTAGTATCGGTGGCGTCGCGCTCATACTGAGCCCCGCTAGCCATTGACAGGCTCATATTGGTCCCAGTGTCACCATCGGGCACAGGGAAAACGTTGAGCTTATTGATTTTTTCAGCAT from Leuconostocaceae bacterium ESL0723 harbors:
- the mraY gene encoding phospho-N-acetylmuramoyl-pentapeptide-transferase encodes the protein MELHWWAFVLAFLITAILMPALIRFLKQSKEQAVIRKLGPDHQAKAGTPSMGGALFVAATVLTVLVLPSTYASEASFTWTLILVVAVGAFALIGGIDDGLKLVRHSDEGFHFKPKLAAQTISALAVLILMWVLKVPFVITLPVVGPVYLGPFYFFFLWFWLVGWSNATNLTDGLDGLLAGCSVIVYGVYTWIAWQANNPSIVTFNLALIGALIAFLFYNHPKAKIFMGDTGSLALGAGLAIESILLHAALSLVWFGLIFVIETLSVIIQTISYHFFKKRVFPMAPIHHSFEQFGWREWQIDFLFWGITLVLALVGVYFLV
- a CDS encoding penicillin-binding transpeptidase domain-containing protein, with product MKFKGRRLFQRKVNKNAKLFGLVLFIGVFLIILILGLRLFQIASTKQVNHHNLTTATRQSFMQQQIVPATRGRIFDVSGQVLADNSTVYNLYAVLDKKQKDGKKPLYVVDKEQTAKKLSPIIKLDEKQILKYLDTDKLQVEFGPAGKNLSVEQYSQIKDLNLPGINFTPQPARYYPNNRMASHIIGLTNSIADKAGQVHLNGILGIEASKNKPLSGKDGLKNVLGTQVSGQNDQTVKNGDNVTLTLDTQLQNTLENKMDALYNTTHAKSAFGVLMDSKTGRILAASQRPNFDPNTQEGLKDTWQNMLNQASFEPGSTMKTFTLAAAIQEGKWHPNDTYQSGTLNIDGQKVVDAFGQNEGVLTYREAYWRSSNVGFAHLEQMLGAKTWRNYIERFRFLRSTDSDLPQEDPGSISFQHPIDQANTAYGQAINVTPIQLLQAYSAIANNGQEIKPYLVDKITDSKTGKVTYRGETTTVAHPITAKTAEEVRSYMTDVVNEDTGTAKQYDLRDAGYQIAAKTGTAQISENGRYLDGLTNDIHSVMTIVPEKNPRYIMYVAVRQPQVFPDANIQITLNKVFRPVMLQALNDSDSAVKSKTNQVKLPDVTGLSLDSANQQLTKAGFRVANIGSSGKVVAQSVGASKYALKDQLIIVTAKGSSHMPDMTGWSMSEVEAYANQAGFNVQSSGNGYVASQRIGPDQLISDSTNQVVRLKERG
- a CDS encoding cell division protein FtsL; its protein translation is MAQNAYQYGNNARALPRKGAPAVRRRKYQPAVWTKKERRLVAIFAFAVVAIMLGTVYTSVRTDAMVQKSNVLQQKVTETRQDNDSLKVQIQDKTSRQNLDDVAKKENMAQADDNIRNVNR
- the rsmH gene encoding 16S rRNA (cytosine(1402)-N(4))-methyltransferase RsmH, which codes for MTFKHVTVLLHEAVDLLDVKPDGIYVDATLGGGGHTGEILKQLSTGRLYSFDQDQTAIDYNADRYASEIAAGKLVLMHQNFRNLQTALAAQGVTAVDGIVYDLGVSSVQFDEGARGFSYNHDARLDMRMDQNQDLTAHEIVNQWPFNQLVRVLTRYGEDRFGKAIARKIEQHREQAPIDTTFELVEVIKEAIPAPARRHGGHPAKRTFQALRIAVNDELGALEDSLTQALDLLALNGRAAVITFQSLEDRLVKQMFREKTSGPDLPPGLPVLPDQYQPSFRLLNRKPILPPAAERAANHRADSAKLRGIERVRLD
- the mraZ gene encoding division/cell wall cluster transcriptional repressor MraZ, whose protein sequence is MFMGEFSHSLDTKGRLIIPAKFRHQLGDSVVITRWMEHALRAMPKDVWDQLEAQLNRLPIGKKEARAFKRFVMAGATEAEFDKQGRIAIPANLREHANLDKDAIVTGVGDAFEIWSADNWQAYTSKTAEDFDDIAEGLVDFDF
- a CDS encoding DUF3397 domain-containing protein; the protein is MWYWIPIIWILVLGGLYLLRRYWHRYPNLTWLDFVVLPNWLALYFTAGLAFMPGYFFWFLLVWLLIGWFLSWFLLRREWPYRVFWHRYWQWSGLIAALAEIIVAVAALIMGLH
- a CDS encoding DUF4044 domain-containing protein — its product is MSAEDKNQAVNRKLANEVHQQLSKRPIPPVEKKSKSGIQKLTLVMTFLMVLILVGSLVYAAVSGLGWM
- a CDS encoding DAK2 domain-containing protein, encoding MTKEKLTTITNVEFGKMINAAAAILSTNAEKINKLNVFPVPDGDTGTNMSLSMASGAQYERDATDTTIGALAKATAKGLLMGARGNSGVILSQIFRGFANSMDGKATLSARDMADALMEGAQVAYKSVMKPTEGTILTVIREAAAAANKAAKQSDDVMVVMDQVAKAAQKALDSTPDLLPVLKEVGVVDSGGQGLVFVLDAFDQVLSGDFDENNIQAPDNAELDRMVEDLHAGAQADKNLDPADIKYGYCTEIMVKIGEGTTYDQPFDYQKFYDYLAQRGDSLLVINDDEIVKVHVHTEDPGAVLHWGTEFGSLIKVKVDNMRDQQQAVIDAQKKEEAAAAAQNQPKPVVPNTAVVAVAAGEGIEKMFRSLGVLTMITGGQTMNPSTADIVAAIEDTQAKQVIVLPNNSNIFLAAQQAMDLAEGVNVQVVQSKTIQQGLSAMLGYNPDNDLVENFDNMTEMMADVKSAQVTKAVRDTEVDGKKIQNGDWLGIIDGKIVTVGKKMLNVAQSALGLMLDDDSEIVTIIYGEGANAKEADSLAKFATQQDEAIETEIHNGKQPLYPLLLAVE